Proteins found in one Thalassomonas actiniarum genomic segment:
- a CDS encoding hydrogen peroxide-inducible genes activator: MLPNLKHLKYLLALHKHQNFNRAADACYVSQSTLSSAIIKLEEQLNCQLIERDHKAFIFTAQGEVVVDMAQKLLLSAQELLDYGKQQGNPATGSVRIGCIPTIAPYLLTDLVKQCQQTLPELALYLREDSTDNLMAMLANGEIDTAILALPVAGHSFRSKVVGRDAFYIAGDADLVKLYAKDMDYQQLPQQSIFLLTHEHCLTEHAVSACQLADASRINHFSASSLATLVQMTAYHKGFTFLPEMAVKKSLGIAEGLTIKALSPDVYREIGLLWRPTSLRQQTFLRLANILEQLLLPAENDHKVKK, encoded by the coding sequence TTGTTACCTAACTTAAAACACCTGAAATATCTATTGGCGCTGCACAAGCACCAGAATTTCAACCGTGCGGCGGATGCCTGTTATGTCAGTCAGTCGACTTTAAGCAGCGCCATTATCAAGCTTGAAGAGCAGCTTAATTGTCAGTTGATAGAAAGAGATCACAAGGCGTTTATTTTCACGGCCCAGGGGGAAGTGGTGGTGGATATGGCGCAAAAGCTGCTCCTGTCGGCGCAGGAGTTGCTTGATTACGGCAAACAACAGGGCAATCCTGCTACCGGCAGTGTCCGTATCGGCTGCATTCCGACAATAGCCCCTTATTTGCTGACGGATCTGGTCAAGCAGTGTCAACAGACCCTGCCTGAATTGGCTTTGTATCTGCGTGAAGACAGTACCGATAACCTGATGGCCATGCTTGCCAACGGTGAAATAGACACGGCGATTCTGGCACTGCCGGTAGCGGGTCACAGTTTTCGCAGTAAAGTGGTCGGTAGGGATGCTTTTTATATCGCAGGGGATGCCGATTTAGTGAAGTTATATGCCAAAGACATGGATTACCAGCAGTTGCCGCAGCAAAGTATCTTCTTACTGACCCATGAACATTGTTTAACCGAGCATGCTGTTTCTGCCTGCCAGCTGGCGGATGCCAGCCGTATCAATCACTTTTCCGCTTCAAGCCTGGCGACCCTGGTACAGATGACCGCCTATCACAAAGGTTTTACCTTTCTGCCGGAAATGGCAGTAAAGAAATCCCTGGGCATCGCCGAAGGGCTGACCATCAAAGCTTTGTCTCCCGATGTCTACCGGGAAATCGGCCTGTTGTGGCGGCCGACCAGTTTACGCCAGCAAACGTTTTTGCGCCTGGCAAATATTCTGGAACAGCTGCTGTTACCTGCTGAAAATGACCATAAAGTAAAAAAATAA
- a CDS encoding RNA polymerase sigma factor yields the protein MFERSDETLVKQALKGKKSAWVTLVKRYEKSVYNYTYRMVNNGDDAMDLMQDIFMAVFRNLASFRGDSPFKGWLFKIAHYRCIEFYRKKRPTQSLDEAPEQLAEGDATCPEYQMSSSQQASELQRAMQFLSFNQKLVVELKFFQQCTFEDIAAQLGISTNTAKSRLYSALDKLKDQLEVGYV from the coding sequence GTGTTTGAACGTAGTGATGAAACGTTAGTAAAACAAGCGCTGAAGGGGAAAAAGTCGGCCTGGGTGACGTTAGTAAAGCGTTACGAAAAAAGTGTCTATAACTATACCTACCGTATGGTGAACAATGGCGATGATGCCATGGATCTGATGCAGGATATTTTTATGGCGGTATTTCGCAACCTGGCCTCTTTTCGCGGCGACAGTCCGTTTAAAGGCTGGTTATTTAAAATCGCCCATTACCGCTGCATTGAATTCTACCGCAAGAAACGGCCGACACAATCTTTGGATGAGGCACCGGAGCAGCTGGCTGAGGGCGATGCTACCTGCCCCGAGTATCAAATGTCCAGCAGCCAGCAGGCAAGTGAATTGCAGCGGGCGATGCAATTTTTGTCCTTTAACCAAAAGCTGGTGGTGGAATTGAAGTTTTTTCAACAGTGCACTTTTGAGGATATCGCCGCGCAGTTAGGCATATCCACCAATACCGCAAAATCGCGTCTGTATAGTGCACTGGATAAATTAAAAGATCAGTTGGAGGTCGGTTATGTCTGA